A window of Zingiber officinale cultivar Zhangliang chromosome 5A, Zo_v1.1, whole genome shotgun sequence contains these coding sequences:
- the LOC121981508 gene encoding CBL-interacting protein kinase 18-like, with product MQMDHKQTILMRRYELGRLLGQGTFAKVYLAKNLQSGQIVAVKMIDKRTVMRDGLVQQIKREISVMRLVRHPHIVQLFEVMASKSKIYFVMEYVKGGELFQKVAKGRLREDVARKYFQQLISAVDFCHSRGVYHRDLKPENLLLDENENLKVSDFGLSALVDSKRQDGLLHTTCGTPAYVAPEVIRGMGYDGAKADIWSCGVILFVFLAGYLPFQFNDSNVMEMYKKIGKGELKYPSWFTPDVRKLITKILDPNPRTRMSIAKIKENQWFKKGFVDRKLQSEEETIGNVSSDVAEVFGSFTGNMGEGKQETFPVKNMNAFHIISLASGFDLSSLFDKSEQKKEIWFTSRKPVSTIQDKLKDIAKALKLKFKKNNDGVFKLESLKEGRKGITTIEAEILEAAPSFHFVEMRKSCGDTQEYQRLLKEEIRPSLGDIVWVWQGE from the coding sequence ATGCAAATGGATCACAAACAGACCATATTGATGCGGAGATATGAACTAGGGAGATTGTTAGGACAAGGAACATTTGCTAAGGTATACCTTGCTAAAAATCTTCAAAGTGGTCAAATTGTTGCTGTAAAGATGATTGACAAAAGGACAGTAATGCGAGATGGTCTTGTTCAGCAAATCAAACGTGAGATATCCGTGATGAGATTGGTGAGACATCCGCACATTGTTCAGTTATTTGAGGTAATGGCCAGCAAGTCCAAAATTTACTTTGTTATGGAATATGTGAAAGGTGGCGAACTATTTCAGAAGGTGGCCAAAGGCAGGCTTCGAGAGGATGTTGCACGGAAATACTTTCAACAGCTAATAAGTGCAGTGGATTTCTGTCACAGCAGAGGTGTTTACCATCGTGATCTAAAGCCTGAAAATTTGCTACTGGATGAGAATGAAAACTTGAAGGTATCTGATTTTGGCTTGAGTGCTCTTGTTGACTCTAAAAGACAGGATGGCTTACTCCACACAACCTGTGGCACTCCAGCGTATGTTGCTCCTGAGGTTATCAGGGGCATGGGATATGATGGTGCAAAAGCCGATATATGGTCCTGTGGAGTGATTCTTTTTGTGTTTTTGGCTGGTTACCTCCCTTTCCAATTCAATGATTCAAATGTGATGGAAATGTACAAGAAGATTGGAAAAGGTGAGCTTAAATATCCTAGCTGGTTCACTCCTGATGTTCGCAAGCTGATAACTAAAATTCTGGATCCTAATCCACGAACCAGGATGTCTATTGCAAAAATAAAGGAAAACCAATGGTTCAAAAAAGGATTTGTTGACAGAAAATTGCAAAGTGAAGAAGAAACAATTGGAAATGTTTCCAGTGATGTGGCTGAAGTTTTTGGTTCCTTCACTGGCAACATGGGTGAAGGAAAGCAGGAAACCTTTCCAGTTAAGAACATGAATGCTTTTCATATCATTTCTCTTGCTTCAGGATTTGACTTGTCAAGTTTATTTGACAAAAGTGAGCAAAAGAAAGAAATATGGTTCACCTCTAGGAAGCCTGTATCTACCATTCAAGATAAGCTAAAGGACATTGCAAAGGCTTTGAAGTTGAAATTTAAGAAGAATAATGACGGGGTTTTCAAACTAGAGTCTCTGAAAGAAGGTAGGAAGGGCATCACAACCATTGAGGCAGAGATCTTGGAGGCAGCCCCCTCCTTTCACTTTGTGGAAATGAGAAAGTCATGTGGTGACACTCAGGAGTACCAGAGGCTCCTGAAAGAGGAAATCAGGCCTTCCCTTGGGGATATTGTCTGGGTCTGGCAAGGTGAATAG